One region of Hydrogenobaculum sp. Y04AAS1 genomic DNA includes:
- a CDS encoding glutaredoxin domain-containing protein, which translates to MSIFTKISTLGALWVALELVMGVFRKSVCTSSGCTIAASYNRYPEFVMLTIGLLLFIVLGILKEKKKEKLLDIILIGALGSEGYLQSFEIFVAHAFCIFCTVTFLIILTLFIIRVKENKDILLKGLSAFLFVFATVFLVNNPTLEIKHQYTLLYLPGCPHCERTEGFLNSIHLKYDKINASHHKGLIMSMGIDEVPVLFVREPYGYKVLVGSDSIESFFKNPTKSLQNQTANSHTSENNSFNIGSGCQLNSVFGGNCSK; encoded by the coding sequence ATGAGCATATTTACAAAAATATCAACCTTGGGTGCTTTATGGGTGGCGTTAGAACTCGTAATGGGTGTTTTCCGTAAAAGCGTATGCACAAGCTCAGGATGTACAATAGCAGCTTCTTACAACAGATATCCAGAATTTGTAATGCTAACAATAGGACTTTTACTCTTTATAGTTTTGGGGATTTTAAAGGAAAAAAAGAAAGAAAAATTATTAGATATCATATTGATAGGGGCTTTAGGGTCAGAAGGCTATTTACAAAGCTTTGAAATATTTGTAGCTCATGCATTTTGCATATTTTGCACAGTAACGTTTTTGATAATACTCACTCTTTTTATAATAAGAGTGAAAGAAAATAAAGATATACTTTTGAAAGGACTTAGCGCTTTTTTATTTGTATTTGCAACGGTTTTTTTAGTCAACAACCCTACTTTAGAGATAAAACACCAATACACGCTCTTATATCTTCCAGGGTGTCCTCACTGTGAGCGTACAGAGGGGTTTCTTAATAGCATACACCTAAAATACGATAAGATAAACGCTTCTCATCACAAAGGACTTATCATGTCTATGGGTATAGATGAAGTACCGGTGCTTTTTGTAAGAGAACCTTACGGTTATAAAGTGCTTGTTGGTTCAGATAGCATAGAGTCGTTTTTTAAAAATCCTACAAAAAGCCTACAAAACCAAACAGCCAACTCACATACTTCAGAGAATAACAGCTTTAACATAGGAAGTGGATGTCAGCTGAATAGTGTATTTGGAGGTAATTGTAGTAAATAA
- the gltX gene encoding glutamate--tRNA ligase, producing MVRTRFAPSPTGYMHLGNARTGIFSYLFARHHNGTFVLRIEDTDRERSTKEFEDSIIEDLKWLGIEWDEFYRQSERFDIYKEYAKKLIDSGHAYYCFCKEEDIEKQREEAYAQGKAYRYPGTCRHLSKEDVEDRLKSGESYVIRFKVPDGQIVSFEDMIRGNISINVDDFGDFVIVRSDGSSVYNFVAVIDDALMKITHVIRGEDHISNTPKQILIYEALGFKPPEFAHLPVILGEDRTKLSKRHGGVSVRFYKENGYCPEALFNYLCLLGWSSEKVGKEVISKEEAVKYFDIKDINLSPAVFSHDKLYWLNGVYIREILPEDRLLEDLLSFLEKAYGTVDIEYLKKIVKATRKEYNTYLEAVEKLRPFFKEKELDEVAKEELSKIDRKVFELLKQEIESLEEITPENLKGVVKNIQKSTSLKPKDVWHALRIALTGSLEGIAIDVIASILPKEEVLKRLSRYT from the coding sequence ATGGTTAGAACAAGGTTTGCTCCAAGCCCTACAGGATACATGCATCTTGGCAACGCAAGAACTGGTATATTTAGCTATCTTTTTGCAAGACACCACAATGGAACATTTGTGTTGAGAATTGAAGATACAGATAGGGAAAGGTCTACTAAAGAGTTTGAGGATTCTATAATAGAGGATTTGAAATGGCTAGGCATAGAATGGGATGAATTTTATAGGCAATCAGAAAGATTTGATATATATAAAGAATACGCCAAAAAGCTTATAGATTCAGGCCATGCGTATTATTGCTTTTGCAAAGAAGAAGACATAGAAAAGCAAAGAGAAGAAGCTTACGCTCAGGGAAAAGCATATAGGTATCCTGGTACCTGTAGGCATCTCTCGAAAGAAGATGTTGAGGATAGACTAAAAAGCGGCGAGTCTTACGTTATAAGGTTTAAAGTGCCAGATGGACAAATAGTTAGTTTTGAAGATATGATAAGGGGCAATATAAGTATAAATGTTGATGATTTTGGGGATTTTGTAATAGTAAGAAGCGATGGTAGTTCAGTTTATAACTTTGTAGCGGTTATAGATGACGCCCTTATGAAGATAACGCACGTTATAAGAGGAGAAGACCATATATCAAATACCCCAAAGCAGATACTAATATATGAGGCTCTTGGATTTAAACCTCCAGAATTTGCTCATTTACCAGTGATACTTGGTGAGGATAGGACAAAACTTTCAAAAAGGCACGGCGGGGTTTCGGTTAGATTTTACAAAGAAAATGGATACTGCCCTGAGGCTCTTTTTAACTATCTATGTCTTTTAGGATGGTCTAGTGAAAAAGTAGGTAAAGAAGTTATATCAAAGGAAGAAGCTGTAAAATATTTTGATATAAAAGATATAAATTTGTCTCCGGCTGTATTTAGCCATGATAAGTTATATTGGTTAAATGGTGTTTATATAAGAGAGATTTTGCCAGAGGATAGACTGTTGGAGGATTTGTTGTCTTTCTTAGAAAAAGCTTATGGAACAGTTGATATAGAGTATCTTAAAAAGATAGTAAAAGCCACTAGAAAAGAATACAACACATATTTAGAAGCTGTGGAAAAGCTAAGACCGTTTTTTAAAGAAAAAGAACTAGATGAAGTTGCAAAAGAAGAGCTTTCAAAAATAGATAGAAAAGTTTTTGAGCTTTTAAAACAAGAGATAGAATCTTTAGAGGAGATTACGCCAGAAAATCTTAAAGGAGTTGTAAAAAATATCCAGAAATCAACTAGCTTAAAACCAAAGGATGTATGGCATGCTCTTAGAATAGCTCTAACAGGCTCTTTGGAGGGTATAGCTATAGATGTAATAGCTTCTATTTTACCTAAGGAAGAAGTGTTGAAAAGGCTGTCCAGATACACATGA